In a genomic window of Caloenas nicobarica isolate bCalNic1 chromosome 1, bCalNic1.hap1, whole genome shotgun sequence:
- the COPS7A gene encoding COP9 signalosome complex subunit 7a, with protein MAAEGKVTGQSQEQFLLLAKAARGAALASLIHQVLEAPGIYVFGELLDMPAVRELADSEFSPVFRLLTIFAYGTYADYLAEAANLPPLTEAQKNKLRHLSVVTLAAKIKCIPYSVLLEQLQLKNVRQLEDLVIEAVYADVLRGSLDQRNQRLEVDYSIGRDIRREELSTISRTLQEWCQGCEVVLSGIEEQVSRANQHKEQQLALKQQIESEVANLKKTIKVTTAAAAAATSQDPEQHLTELREPAPGTNQRQASKKTSKAKGLRGSAKIWSKSN; from the exons ATGGCGGCCGAGGGGAAGGTGACggggcagagccaggagcagttcctgctgctggccaaggcgGCCCGCGGCGCCGCCCTCGCCAGCCTCATCCACCAGGTGCTGGAGGCCCCGGGCATCTACGTCTTCGGGGAGCTGCTGGACATGCCCGCCGTCCGGGAG ttGGCCGACAGCGAGTTCTCCCCCGTGTTCCGCCTCCTGACAATCTTCGCCTACGGCACCTACGCGGACTATCTGG CTGAAGCAGCAAACCTCCCTCCCTTGACAGAGGCTCAGAAGAACAAACTGAGGCACCTGTCAGTTGTCACTCTGGCTGCCAAGATCAAG TGCATTCCCTActcagtgctgctggagcagttacAGCTGAAGAACGTCCGACAACTGGAGGACCTTGTGATTGAGGCTGTGTATGCAGATGTGCTGCGAGGGAGCTTGGATCAGCGGAACCAGCGCCTGGAGGTGGATTACAGCATTGGGAGGGACATCCGGAGGGAGGAACTGAGCACCATCAGCCGCACATTGCAGGAGTG gtgccagGGCTGCGAGGTTGTCTTGTCAGGCATCGAAGAGCAGGTTAGCCGGGCCAACCAGCATAAAGAGCAACAGCTGGCACTTAAGCAGCAGATAGAGAGTGAG GTGGCAAACCTGAAGAAGACCATTAAAGTgacaacagcagctgctgctgcagccacatCCCAAGACCCAGAACAGCACCTAACAGAGCTCAGGGAGCCGGCCCCTGGCACCAACCAGCGCCAGGCGAGCAAGAAAACTTCCAAAGCCAAAGG gCTCCGGGGCAGTGCGAAGATTTGGTCTAAATCAAACTAG
- the PIANP gene encoding PILR alpha-associated neural protein: MPPFLSCIHSLQLWHLLLLVSSIPPPGVWSLRPRGPAAPRPLCARRSPSAPRPICIWDRTSLPERDSRFALPRQRSLPARGGELRHVVRLRRQAVGARPATPSGFEDGMPSSQYPWAIVWGPTVSDEDGGDTNSANPGFPPLGYTFVSPHGMATAQPNSHSLLHNAGLNLRETPATLRPFLFGPRGEGVDPQLYVTITISIIIVLVATGIIFKFCWDRNQKRRRHSGQQSGGRQQESQQHLTDLSPTTVSILGPYSDSLAPTPEAEESRQGQEGVDKLGGHGKSTAFQLNRIPLVNL, translated from the exons ATGCCTCCATTCCTCTCCTGCATCCACTCCCTGCAGCTTTGGCATCTTCTCCTCCTGGTTTCGTCTATCCCTCCTCCTGGCGTCTGGTCTCTTCGCCCTCGGGGTCCAGCGGCCCCTCGGCCTCTTTGTGCCCGTCGGAGCCCCTCAGCCCCACGACCCATTTGCATCTGGGACAGGACCTCGCTGCCAGAGAGGGATTCTCGCTTTGCCCTGCCACGCCAGCGTTCCCTGCCCGCCCGGGGAGGGGAGCTGCGTCATGTCGTGCGGCTGAGGCGCCAGGCAGTGGGGGCTCGCCCCGCCACCCCCTCCGGATTTGAGGATGGCATGCCCTCCTCCCAGTACCCTTGGGCCATTGTCTGGGGCCCCACGGTGTCGGATGAGGACGGAGGGGACACCAACTCAGCCAACCCAGGCTTTCCACCGCTGGGATACACCTTTGTCTCGCCACACGGGATGGCGACAGCGCAGCCCAACTCCCACTCGCTCCTGCACAATGCGGGGCTCAACCTGCGTGAGACCCCGGCCACCCTGCGGCCCTTCTTGTTTGGGCCCCGGGGAGAAG GTGTGGACCCCCAGCTATATGTCACCATCACTATCTCCATCATTATTGTCCTGGTTGCCACTGGGATCATATTCAAGTTCTG CTGGGACCGAAATCAGAAGCGCCGGCGTCACTCGGGGCAGCAGAGCggtgggaggcagcaggagagccagcagcacctcaCAGACCTCTCCCCCACCACTGTCAGCATCCTGGGACCCTACAGTGACTCCCTGGCCCCCACACCCGAGGCAGAGGAGTCCAGGCAGGGCCAGGAGGGTGTGGATAAACTGGGCGGCCATGGGAAGAGCACAGCCTTCCAGCTCAACCG AATCCCACTGGTGAACCTGTGA